From the genome of Streptobacillus canis, one region includes:
- the tsaD gene encoding tRNA (adenosine(37)-N6)-threonylcarbamoyltransferase complex transferase subunit TsaD: MLILAIESSCDETSVAILEDGKKVLSNVIASQIDIHKEYGGVVPEIASRHHIENILTVYDKALKEANCSINDISYIAVTNTPGLIGSLLVGLMFAKGLSLSNNIPLIPVNHIDGHIFSTFIDHDPKLPMLTLVASGGHTSLYLIDENKDLTLLGETLDDAIGEAYDKVARILGLEYPGGPLLEKMAIMGHNSFEIPTPQVAGYDFSFSGIKTFITNYVNKMNMKGEDFNKEDLARTFQDKVIEVLISKLSKASVEKNIKTISVVGGVSANKAIREAITNSEHFKDVDILFPKFEYCTDNAAMIASACYHKNLREENMFIDAIDTKRKKQGGF; encoded by the coding sequence GTCAAATAGATATACATAAAGAATATGGTGGAGTAGTTCCTGAAATTGCTTCAAGACATCATATAGAAAATATATTAACAGTTTATGATAAGGCATTAAAAGAAGCTAATTGTTCTATTAATGATATTTCATATATAGCTGTAACAAATACTCCTGGATTAATTGGATCATTACTTGTAGGTCTAATGTTTGCAAAAGGCTTAAGTCTTTCAAACAATATACCTCTAATTCCAGTAAATCATATAGACGGGCATATATTTTCAACTTTTATAGACCATGATCCTAAATTACCTATGCTAACATTAGTTGCATCAGGAGGACATACATCACTTTATCTAATTGATGAAAACAAAGATTTAACTTTACTTGGTGAAACTTTAGATGATGCCATAGGTGAAGCATATGATAAGGTTGCAAGAATATTAGGACTTGAATATCCTGGTGGGCCCCTACTTGAAAAAATGGCAATTATGGGTCATAATAGTTTTGAGATACCTACACCACAGGTTGCAGGATATGATTTTAGTTTTAGTGGTATAAAAACATTTATTACAAATTATGTTAATAAAATGAATATGAAGGGTGAAGATTTTAATAAAGAAGATCTTGCTAGAACTTTCCAAGATAAAGTAATTGAAGTATTAATTTCTAAACTTTCTAAAGCGAGTGTAGAAAAAAATATTAAAACAATTTCAGTGGTTGGAGGAGTTTCTGCAAATAAGGCAATACGTGAAGCTATTACAAATTCTGAACACTTCAAAGATGTAGATATATTATTCCCTAAATTTGAGTATTGTACTGATAATGCTGCAATGATAGCATCTGCATGTTATCATAAGAATTTAAGAGAAGAAAATATGTTTATAGATGCAATAGATACAAAAAGAAAAAAACAAGGAGGATTCTAG